A window of Drosophila sulfurigaster albostrigata strain 15112-1811.04 chromosome X, ASM2355843v2, whole genome shotgun sequence genomic DNA:
ggagcaacaacagcagcagcagcagcaaccacaacagttggccagcagcaacatttggTCGTCGGGAACAGGAAATTTCGATATGCCATTGACACGATCGCATCAATTGAATGTGCGAGCGCCAAGTTTTACGCCAGCTAGCGCCAGAGCTGCCACAAATACAGCTCTTGGACTCTCCTCTAGACGTGTGACctatcaacagcaacagcaacatcatcaacatcagcaacagcagcaacagcaacatcatcagcagcatccACAGATCATGCCAAGTCAATCGCAACCAGAATTGCCATCGCAGCATAATTCGCGTAATCTGACCGAACGTCAGAGCGGACGTCGTCAACAGTTGCCGGATCTATTTCAAACGGTTTTGAAACTGATGCGTGAACTGAATCGTTCGGTTAGCTATCCCGAAATAATTGGCATGCTATCGAATCGCTTGCAACGTTTGCCGGTGGAACTGAAGCGTCACATTCCGCACACGTTGCACGGCGCCGTTGTCAATGGATATTTGCGCAAGGATGGCAACTATTATACGCTGCTATCGGAGCAGGAGCAAAAGGAGATCATGAAACGCAACCAGGAGGCGGCCAAGCGGGCAAAGGAGCTCGAAAAAGAGCCGCTCTCATGGCGCATACGCtagacgatgacgatgacgatgacgatgacgacgacgatgacgacgacgacgaagagggtgcagagagcagagcaaaggCAACTAAGCTGATAAGTTGCTTCTTAGTTGCTCACTtttgctctcactctctcaaaTCTCTAACTCTGCTGACTCTGAAGAAGTTCAATAATTGTtgacttattattttttttgctcgtgCGTTTCAATCTCTTGTCTGCCCCCCTTCCTAAGTGATCGATGAATTCAACAAATGGAacgtatatatttatatagatgaAATCACTCCACGTATACAACACTACTTAACATACAATATGACTATAATATATAGAAGACAGCTGCGCTGCCGCCGCCGAGAGACGTTTAGAGTATTGCTCTGAaatttaagttattatttttaaagccaTTTCAATTGTGGCAAACCCATcgtgtaaaataaaaaattgtagttCGATGCAACTTGTAATTGAAgctgctttttatttgtatattgccAACGATCTAAGTTAATCAATTAAACaggtaagaaagctatagtcaaGATACCCAATTTCAATAAGACCATGTTCTAAAACTACACCaaataatatatcgaaaaaatactatatatcgatatagtacaatattcaaaatataccaatataccgcataatataccaaaggttaaatttaatgaattgatatagtaccacattcaaaatataccatagagcacaaaatataccaaataatataccgaaaatattttagggttgtatttgatatatagatatagtacttcatccaaaatatattaaataatataccgtgAAAAAACTGACATATACCGAAGGCCAAATTTTATGAATCGATATAGtaatacaatcaaaatatgcaatagactgtaaaatataccaaataatataccaaaaatactaaaatataccgaatgtcaTATTTGgtcaattaatataatataccataaagtaaaaatataacaaataatatacctaaaatactaaaatataccgaggaCCGAATTCGATATATCGAAGTAAtactttattcaaaaaatacaaaataatataccgaaaaactactaaaatgtatcaatagccattcaaaatgtaccataaggtgcaaaatataccaaataatgtaccgaaaaaataggaaaatataccgaagattatataatatttgataaatcgatatagtactacattcaaaatacaccatagaATACacagtataccaaataatataccgacaaatgctaaaatataccgaattccAAATTTCATAGATGGATAAAGCAtacttttttcaaaatatactaaataatgtaCCAacaagtactaaaatataccgaagatcACATTTAATGAATCGatatagaaataatttcaaaatatgtcacatggtgcaaaatataccaaataatatacagaaaaatactaatatatacagTACTAcgtttcaaatataccattgaatgcgaaatataccgtataatataccgaaaaaatgctgaaatataccgaaggccaCAAATCGTAATagtactaaattcaaaatagaaaacaaaatgtatcaTCCaaagtagcgggtataaataaaagtaaaaaaactcTTTCATCATTACTTTTGTTGCctctttatttttcaattggaAATTTCGCTCTGTCGTCGATGTCAAATGGTTTTCTCCTGCCAACTGTCCACATTTTGATGCGTTGAGCTTCCTTGCTCTTGCGGCTCACGCTGCTCACTTGGCTCCGAATGACTCGGGACGATTGAGTAGCGATAATTACGTACTTTCAGATAGCCATAGATGATGGCGTCGTGCAGATTAACAGTTATCTGGCGTTTTAGCTCCTCATCAGAGCGCTCCAGACGCTCGGAAACAGCCTCGACGATCTCATGCTGGGTCAAAGGCCGATCCGATTCGGCAATCACATTCAGTATGTTGGTGAATAGATGGGGAATAAGTTTACGCCTTGGCGCCTGATTTGGATTATTCTGTCGCATCTTAGAGAAGCCCCCAAAAGCAGGACACCAGAAGTCAGAGATCGAAGTTAGATAGTTTGTTTgccgaaatgaaaattaaaatgaggCATTGCTATGTGACAACTCGGCATTATAGAATACTAGATCAAATggagtaaaaatatattcccTAAATCTTTCAAAGTAAAGATATACTATAGAATACTAAATCGAGTATGCGTTGTAAAAATTCctaaaatctttaaaatataaataaacaaaaactattcCCTTTATAGTGAAAGAATACTAAATTAAGTATGCAAAGCGTTTTaaatattcctaaaatatttgaaatataagtaagcaaaatatttgcactttaaaGTTATAGATACATAGAATACTAAATGAAGTATGCAAAGCGTTTGAAATATTCCTAAAATCGTTTACTTTAAAGTGAAAGTCATTTGCGGCGGCAAGTAAATAAAGTTGTTCAGTTTGAATTATGACATTCGAGGATTTTGCAGTAAAATTGTGTGCTCACTGTTGAAATTCGGGATTATTTTGAAGCTGTCACTGAGACACTTGAAGTGACTGCTGGCATTTCCAGCAGAAcgaaagcaaaggcaacaatGCGGTTTCCATTTCGTTTGGCAAGCCacaacagacggacagacagacagacggagagacAGTTAAATGGTCAGGACTGTGACAGAGGCAGGAATGATATCGATTGGTAGTTAAAGTCGCGTTGCAAGAGCCGAGGGTAAATTGTTTTGGGGGCTGTTTGGGTAATAAACTACGACTACAAATGCGGGCAACGACTCAACGACTCGACAAAGAATCTCAGACTcgcaaaatttgcataaagtgATGCGAGGGCGCGACAGctacagatgcagatacagatacagatacagctacatGGATataggagaaagagagatctCTCTCAATGTTTGGGGAACGCTGCCCCGTCATTGTTGTTATGGTCtctttgcttgttgttgttgtgtctggCACGTGTCACACGGAAATTTCGATAGCAGTGAGTTTTGAACGGACGACGCCATAACACAATAACCACAGCCGCAGTCTGATTGAAATCAGTTTGAGTGCCTGCGCATTTATctaacagatacagatacagatacagctataGCATATCAAATTGAGTTGCataactgctgctgctgctgcaactgcaccCCCCATAATTGTAGGGTCATAAGAGACGCACTGCTAACTttcctcccctctctctccctctctcgtaatctctttctctcctaTTGTCCCGTCGCTAATTGTATCTGAGATACAATACAAATCCAAACTGTCGACCAACTGTCGCACAGTGGGCACTTTGACTaacttttaattgatatatatattttttttcaaatttgcaaattgaagcTTATTGATAGCTTTGTGATACCCTGGAAAATGCAGTATGAAGTAAATGATCAATGAAGGGGTTACTACTAAATACAACATactgaaatattaatatactaagataTTAAGATATTAAGATATTAAGATATTAAGATATTAAGATATTAAGATATTAAGATATTAAGATATTAAGATATTAAGATATTAAGATATTAAGATATTAAGATATTAAGATATTAAGATATTAAGATATCAAGATATTAAGATATTAGGATAagatactaaatactaaattctGAAATACTAAGATACAaagatattaatatactaagactgtaagataataaaatactaaaatactaagatACTGGGacactaaaatactaaatattaaacgcgaaatactaaaaacacaatactaaatactaaattcaaaaatacaaatactaaatactgaaatacagaaatattaaACACTAAAAACTGAATACTGAAATTGTGGAATACTGAAATacttaatacttaaatactgaaaagctaaatattatatattcaattacattgagatactaaataataattattaaatactgaaagacttaaatactgaaatactaaattcaaaataaaaaataaaaaatacgaaatactgAAATTCAGAATATAAATCactaaataatgaaatactaaataataaaatactgaattactatatacaaaatactgaaatattaaatactttatactgacatattaaatactaaatggtgaaatattgaaatactaaaCTCTGAATTatacttaattataaaatactaactacttaaatactgaaatactaaatatttaaattcggAAATACTAAATTCTGAAATACTTAAATGCTGAAATAgtgaaatactgaaatactaaattcaaaatataaaaaactaatttcTAAGTACTGAAATACAGAAATTTTAATCactaaatactgaaatactaaatattaagcACTGAAATTctaaaaagtgaaatattgaaatacaatattagatactaaaaactaaatactGAATtactaaatacttaaatactgaaaattttaatactagatacttaaatactaaaaaactaaatactatatatttaatactaaatattaaataattataactaaATACAGGAATACTATAATTCTGGAATagtaaattcaaaatacaaattcagaAATATTAATCactaaatactgaaatactgaAGTactaaatactgaaatattaaGTACTTAATActgaaatgctaaaatattaaatactaaatggtgaaatattgaaatactaaaCCCTAAGTACTGAATTACTAAACACTAAATACAGGATATTTTCTATCGCTTTGAGCTTAAGCGCCTTGCCCGTTTAGATTTTAATTAGCGATATTGCTAGCAGTGTCcactgttttcttttttttttttttttttttttttgaggtggACATCTGGACAAACGGTTTTGGTGCCCCTGGCAACAGGACTCAGCAGCACTCCCATTTACTCTGCTGTgctttgctgtgctgtgctgtgcagCTGTCCAAGTTGATTAGCAACTTTTCgcgcttcagcttcagcttgttGACAGggcc
This region includes:
- the LOC133848473 gene encoding GATA zinc finger domain-containing protein 10, which produces MHMASGHMERNITRNAGNRHSNQQQQQQQQQQQQQHNTHTHHGLGFGHGDHNDGNGNNMSIFCRHFADYPSHGNLSVNNMRSWSSWSLQQQQQQPEEQQQQQQQQPQQLASSNIWSSGTGNFDMPLTRSHQLNVRAPSFTPASARAATNTALGLSSRRVTYQQQQQHHQHQQQQQQQHHQQHPQIMPSQSQPELPSQHNSRNLTERQSGRRQQLPDLFQTVLKLMRELNRSVSYPEIIGMLSNRLQRLPVELKRHIPHTLHGAVVNGYLRKDGNYYTLLSEQEQKEIMKRNQEAAKRAKELEKEPLSWRIR
- the LOC133848010 gene encoding uncharacterized protein LOC133848010 gives rise to the protein MRQNNPNQAPRRKLIPHLFTNILNVIAESDRPLTQHEIVEAVSERLERSDEELKRQITVNLHDAIIYGYLKVRNYRYSIVPSHSEPSEQREPQEQGSSTHQNVDSWQEKTI